In Haliotis asinina isolate JCU_RB_2024 chromosome 15, JCU_Hal_asi_v2, whole genome shotgun sequence, one DNA window encodes the following:
- the LOC137266235 gene encoding PRELI domain-containing protein 1, mitochondrial-like, translated as MVKFYTSSSLFKYSWDQVACAFWQRYPNPFSKHVLTEDVVKREIRQDGLHTTRLLTKTNPVPKWGERFVPGPRWVCIVEESIVDPEKKTIVTYSRNIGMQKLMSIEEKCVYKVNPDNGKQTLCERSAWITSSVFGLGLAIQKFGVERFKKNINKTCKGYEHVLERLFSVEAPNAVQDHTLSSKEKIKGTARKAAEVAAAKARPILSNPRPLS; from the exons ATGGTCAAGTTTTATACTAGCTCCTCACTGTTCAAGTACTCCTGGGACCAAGTTGCTTGTGCCTTCTGGCAGAGGTACCCTAATCCATTCAG TAAGCATGTCTTGACAGAGGATGTTGTTAAACGAGAGATACGCCAGGATGGGCTGCACACTACAAGACTGCTGACAAAGACTAATCCGGTGCCTAAGTGGGGAGAAAGATTTGTTCCCGGACCACGCTGGGTCTGCATTGTAGAGGAATCTATAGTTGATCCTGAAAAGAAGACCATAGTCACATACTCAAGGAACATTGGAATGCAGAAACTCATG AGCATTGAAGAGAAATGTGTGTACAAGGTGAACCCTGACAATGGCAAGCAGACTTTGTGTGAGCGGTCTGCCTGGATCACATCCTCAGTCTTTGGCTTGGGCTTAGCTATACAAAAGTTTGGAGTGGAACGATTTAAGAAAAACATCAACAAGACCTGCAAGGGTTATGAGCATGTGCTAGAAAGACTGTTCAGTGTGGAGGCGCCAAATGCTGTGCAAGACCACACGCTTTCAAGCAAGGAGAAAATTAAGGGCACTGCCAGGAAGGCTGCAGAAGTGGCAGCAGCAAAGGCTCGACCGATTCTGTCCAACCCCAGACCTTTGTCATGA